The following DNA comes from Clupea harengus chromosome 9, Ch_v2.0.2, whole genome shotgun sequence.
TGCAAGTTTTGCCTTTATTTACAAAGGTGCTAAAAAATCCTGAAAATGGGAGATGCTTATGCAGTCCTGTGACTAGCACTAAAAGCCCAAGCAACCTAGACCCCCCTGCGGAGTTAGAACAGGTTTACATTCAACACCTCAAATCAGTTTAGACAGAGGAGCTGACAAATTCACCACTAGCAGTTGCTAAAATCTCCCAGTTGTTGGTGGTGATGAATTTAACTACTTTGTCTGGGTTTTCACACTTGTTCAATGTTGCCTGTATCACCCCATGAGAAACCAATGCCAATGACCTTCCTCTACAGAAAGCAAAGCATGCCATACCTTGTTCATTTTTTATTAACTGTAATGTAAGGCAACAGCTGGACCTTAGTGCCAATATTGGTAAGTGTAAAGCCAAGAGCCAGTGGTTACCTTGTTCTCAAGGGTGACTGCTATGTTTGGAACAGGGGCAGTGTTTGATGTGCGGGGGGAAAGGTTTTCCTCTCCATCTGAAGAGCTGCTGTAGTCACTCCCTGGTTCCCCCTTGTTATGGAGGCCCTTCTTGTGGAACAGCTTGTTGATCATCTGCTTATACTGGTTGGGCTGGATGACTAGGCTCTTCCTCAGGGGTTGTGACTGCTCCACTGAGCCGCGGCGCTTCAGTGCTCTGGGGATCTCGCCTCGGATCCGTAACAGCTCCTCCAGGGCGGGTACTGATTGGTCCTGCGGGGCCAGAACAGGCTGCAGGCGTGTGGGACTGAGTGGCCGAGGGGCCCGAACCAAGCTTGAAGTCTCAGGCTCCTGCCCAGCATAATGCACTGGACCATCATATTTGGAATGATAGGCTCCTACCAAAGGGTCCAGGTTTTCCAGTTCAGAGTCCACTTCATATGGTTTCAGCTCTACATAGAGAAAGCAGGTGACGGTCAGTTGTTAATAACTTGGAAAACACCAGTTTCTACTTATTCAGAGTATGGAAGATGTCTGaataaattatataattaaacCTTGGAATTGTAGCAGGCCCTACATTCTACCCTTAACACTTTTTTACAGACTATGCTAGAAGGACCATGCATGTGTAACTGTTATGTACTGTAATTGTGCCTCTACCTTCCCCATAGTAGGTTCTCTGCTGGAGCTCTTGTGGGTGGTAATGGTGCTGGAAGTCTCTGGTGGGGAGGTGCTGGAAGTAGAAGGCTGGATCCACTTCTGGTCCAGTGACTCTTGGGTAATGGGTCCTGGCAGCAGAATGAGGGTTCTGAAGCCTCATGATGACTGACAGCGGGATAGGCCTATGCTGTCGCATTTTTGGTGTTGAGGGTGGAATGGAGATGCGTGATATGATTGGCTGGTCAGGGGCAACGGATATGTGAGTGTTTCTTGGCAAAGAGCTGTGATGTGACTGCAACTGACGACTGACATGGTCCTACAGAAAGAACAAGATAAGGACAGCAGTGAAGTCGGTCATTTCACAACATGCCAAGGGACAGGACAGCAGTGAACAACATGCCAAGGGACAGGACAGATATGACATTCCTATTAAGGGTGGCGGACTGCCGAAGAGGTGACGATATGGTACTATCATAATATTTGGGCCACGATGTGATATGATTGCGTTTCTTTACATTTTATGCTACAGCAAGTATTGCAATTTGATTCTGCAATATATTAGGATTTATTTCTCCactatattacattttttatactGGGAGTcctgcagccatcttggcgcGGTGCGTTTGcctctgacttactttcctgTTTTTACTGAGACGCAAGAGAATGACAAGGTCTTGAGCCATCTTGTGAAGCAATATTATTAGagtagacatactgtatgtaccaaaatcataatattaaataaagaaatactGTACTTGGCACTGCTGTATCAATATAATATTGTGCTGAAAAAATATACTACACTGTATACATTTCTACATAGTCATCACACTTCATGGAACATTTAATCAGTTTTCCATGCAGTAAACACCTTGTTTCTTTGATTTTTAGATTTCAATaggtgtttgaaaaaaaaaatatataggctATATGCTACCTTTGAATATACATTCATTCAGTGTTTCTGAGGCTACCGACACTAGCAATACACCAATGGCTGCATCAGTGTCATGGATTGGCAGAGATTCGGTATCTTCCAGACACTGCTCTGTGTTTCATATTGTTATATAATCAATATCATGCAATAACTGTGACAACACAACTTCACACATCTTCAACAAACAACAACGTGATTTGCACAAACCTACAAAAATTCTTTGTGAAAGAATGCATATTAGGGCCTGATGCAGAAAACGCAGACAGACTTGCAGAATTTGAGTTAATTAACAGGATCTTTGGTTAGCCGCTGAACAAACTTAGAACAGCCTTTTATGACATAAGGGATAACAGCCTTCAAGGTGTCCCTTTGTAGGGATATATTGAATGAGGCGGATCCAACTTTCAGTTGCGGGAGATAAATGTCAGCTGGCATCTGATTGATATTTAGTGAAAAATTGGCCAAGGGACAGGAACACGAACCAAAAGGCAACAGTAGGTACACAGTGGCTCGGTTACAGgagcaaacaaacagagacCGACAATAGCAGGTTCACACACCTTACTGGATGCAGGGGGAGGGCCGTCCAGGTTGGACTCTCTCCAGTTGCCTTTGGGCAGAGCAGGTCTGCGCCAATCAGTCTCTGAAATGTTAGAGCATGTCAGTGCAGATCGTTACAAAGCTTTGGAAGCATATGATAGTGTTTACGTAAGGATAGATAATGCGTGATGTATAGATAAGAGATACGGTGAGGCTTGAGATAAGCTAACATATTTTGTTAAACTGTTATTCAAGTGCAGGCTAGTTTTACTCTGGGATTTGCTTACCTAGTTTAAGGTAAAAGGACTCAAAACAACTTACGTTCATAAGTATGATTAGGTTTTCTCTCATATGAAACATCTAGGTCTGATTCATTCCAGTTGCCATGGATCTTTGGTCTCTGTGCAGACTCATCTGATgggaagagataaagagaaggcAAAGTTCTGTTTCACATTTGTACAAAGACGGCAAAAACAGTTATCAACCCTAAAAGATAACACAGATATTGTCATGAGCATATTTAGGAAATGCTCAAGGCAAAGTGAGTGTTTACTCACCTGTTTGTTTAAAGGGCATAAAGTTCCGTGGCAGAGTGCTAGCAGCTGATTGGGCGAAGGGCTGAGGGGAGGGGCTCCTGCGTGGTGATTGACGCCCCATGTGGGTAGGGTCCAAAGAGGGGGTGGGAAGCAGCATCATACCAGGAGACAGATCATATGTAGGAGTTCCAGGATTTGATGAAGGACTGTAAGTCAGAGACCCACAAGGGCTGCGGTCAGAGCTCACTCTACGGGAGGGGGAATGACGCCTCTGGGTGTGGGGGGAATGACGCCTCTGGGTGTGGGGAGAATGGAATGGAGGGGTTAGCTGACCACGGGCATAGCTGGAGGCCGGTTGATCCCGTCGGACCGGAGGGGGGTCCGGCGGGGTAAACCTGTCGGAGATGACCAGGTCCCCAGCCCCTGGCCCAGGCCTGTGGGTGCTAACAGTGGGCATGTAGGCTGAGGAGCTggcattgctgctgctgctccctccTGACCCCTCCTGGTCtgaagagagaggcaaagggCTTCTGCTGTTGATACGGATCCTTTGGTTCGGCTCACTGGACGGCTGGGGAAGAAATAACATTCAATACACGAAGACTAAATCTTAGTGGTCCTTGTTTGAGAAGAGAACAGTAAAATACTATTACAGGGTAACTTTTAAAAGGAGAGTAAGAGTTGTATCAGCTGTTtaatattgatttaaaaaaagacaaaaagaaatgaCAATGTGGTACCTCTGGTGTGTCGTTATTGGGGGCACACTCCTTCATCAGGGAGTCAAATTCACGAGATAGTTCATCAGCAGTGGCAAGTGATGCATTCAATTCTTCATTCATATTCTGGACTatacaaacataaatatttTACAGGTTAACAAAACTGGTCATCGTATAAGTCATCAATGTTAAGAGTCTTGTCAGGATTAATGTCTCAGTAAtatttaatgaattaatgaatattaaataaataatatactatacatacacacacacacacacacacacagacacacacacacaaacatacacatacacacaaacatacacatacacctacatatatatactatatacatacacatacatacattctcaGCTTCCAACACCTGCACAAAACACTGAAATATGGTAAGATATGTGGCAAGCACTCACACAGCATACTGCTGCCATAGCTGGCCTGTGAAGCCATGGCTGTTGATAGTGACCGCTGACCTCTGGTTCCCTCACACCACCTTAGACAGAAAGACTGACATCAATTAACCTGCTGAGAACAGTCACATTGTACTTTCTATCCAGCCTCTAGACTTTcattacatacagacacagattaGTCTATAAGGCACACAATAGTTGTATTATTGCTACACCTTCTATCATTGCGCCCTTGAGAAAATACTTGCTCTAATCTCTTCTGGAAAGTATGTGTTAGCAGAACTTCAAATGTTCCAATATATTGTATCTATTCAGCTCTCTGATTCATCCACGTGAATTAATCTCTCTGAGGGAGTGTGAAAAGGAGTTTATGGGATGGGTGAGGGGGTGCAGGAACTCTGAGCAAAGGTTCAGGCCATACCCTGTCATCAGATGCCACCTGTTATTGTGTTGACACATTGACTCAGCGCTGAGGGAGACGATGATGCAATTCTACTGTCTACACCCAGATGTCTGAGAGACTGAGTAATAAACTCTCAGGCTTTGTATACGATCATCACTATTTCACAGACTTTCACCATTTGTTAAATCAGATGAATCATCTCATCTGATAGACACGTAATGTCTGAGTGAACTCAAAGGTCAATCTGCTTacctcaccaccacacagacactacaTCAGTCCATCTATTCCTACCTAATTCTTTACTTCGTTCATCCAAGTCACTTAAAGATCTATCTGAAAAAGACATAAACCAGGATATGAATCATGATTATTCCAACCCATTTTCTAATGTATTCACATTACTGTGAGCCTTATAGTCTAAAAACAG
Coding sequences within:
- the ppp1r13l gene encoding relA-associated inhibitor: MASQASYGSSMLFQNMNEELNASLATADELSREFDSLMKECAPNNDTPEPSSEPNQRIRINSRSPLPLSSDQEGSGGSSSSNASSSAYMPTVSTHRPGPGAGDLVISDRFTPPDPPPVRRDQPASSYARGQLTPPFHSPHTQRRHSPHTQRRHSPSRRVSSDRSPCGSLTYSPSSNPGTPTYDLSPGMMLLPTPSLDPTHMGRQSPRRSPSPQPFAQSAASTLPRNFMPFKQTDESAQRPKIHGNWNESDLDVSYERKPNHTYEQTDWRRPALPKGNWRESNLDGPPPASSKDHVSRQLQSHHSSLPRNTHISVAPDQPIISRISIPPSTPKMRQHRPIPLSVIMRLQNPHSAARTHYPRVTGPEVDPAFYFQHLPTRDFQHHYHPQELQQRTYYGEELKPYEVDSELENLDPLVGAYHSKYDGPVHYAGQEPETSSLVRAPRPLSPTRLQPVLAPQDQSVPALEELLRIRGEIPRALKRRGSVEQSQPLRKSLVIQPNQYKQMINKLFHKKGLHNKGEPGSDYSSSSDGEENLSPRTSNTAPVPNIAVTLENKGLNSILRRRSQKSSGRHARLSPLVLLLDGALVGELDTVQRAVQEMSNPSQPNDEGITALHNAICGGHHAVVDFLVRIGANVSAPDSHGWTPLHCAASCNDKALCEYLVRSGAAVMAVTESDEATAAQKCDPYAHGYDECENFLRGVESAMGVENSGVLYALWGLSAQASDELSFREGDMVTILQKPEGVDWWWASLCGREGFVPNNYFGLFPKVRPKTLC